One window of Myxococcus fulvus genomic DNA carries:
- a CDS encoding nitroreductase, producing the protein MFDLEGVVRSRCSTRRFLPTPIPRDLLEEALALAQLAPSNSNIQPWRLFLTEGERTEQLRQALMAEVHAQPRELAPLPPSFRAHRRELGAIVYGAMGVARDDDAGRVAASRRNYEFFGAPMVGILCMHRELGLVDAVGVGMYLQTLVLGLTARGIGTCVQAALTTYPEVIRRELSIPEELVILCGLSLGYADPDFPANQLKIPKHPVETNVSILGPD; encoded by the coding sequence ATGTTTGATTTAGAGGGAGTCGTCCGAAGCCGTTGCTCCACCCGCCGCTTCCTGCCCACCCCGATACCTCGCGACCTGCTCGAGGAGGCGCTGGCGCTCGCACAGCTCGCACCTTCCAATTCGAACATCCAACCGTGGCGTCTCTTCCTCACGGAGGGAGAGCGCACGGAGCAGCTTCGTCAGGCGCTCATGGCGGAGGTGCACGCGCAGCCTCGCGAGCTGGCTCCGCTTCCCCCATCCTTCCGGGCGCATCGTCGTGAGCTGGGAGCCATCGTCTACGGCGCGATGGGGGTTGCCCGAGACGATGATGCTGGAAGAGTGGCGGCCTCGCGGCGCAACTACGAGTTCTTCGGCGCGCCCATGGTGGGCATCCTGTGCATGCACCGGGAGCTCGGGCTCGTGGATGCGGTGGGCGTCGGAATGTATCTCCAGACGCTGGTCCTGGGGCTGACGGCGCGGGGTATCGGGACCTGCGTCCAGGCCGCGTTGACGACGTATCCCGAAGTCATCCGGCGTGAGCTCTCAATCCCAGAGGAGCTCGTCATCCTCTGTGGGCTGTCTTTGGGGTATGCGGACCCTGACTTTCCAGCGAACCAGCTCAAGATACCGAAGCACCCCGTGGAGACCAATGTGTCGATACTCGGCCCTGATTGA
- a CDS encoding esterase/lipase family protein — protein sequence MTTEDEEPESCDECDGGADAGDAGDAGDAGDAGCPPPEQDFTETPTCEDDAGVDAGVDAGTDGGGGGGGGSDAGPDGGRDAGTVPRVDAGTDAGTDAGATLAEAPAMQASFAPLSSPAPTPVLNPTPTTAGERTNGAERSRMRARCGICELRPRGPIDPSKVPYISVHGIGAGPEVMDPAINHFPPNAQVYDFFYPDNRHPMETADCLRNAIIQARGAHSGTVVQVVAHSLGAIIATGADHSLVDPEWMPTEVPTNCGFMKKVRGRHRNGFVLEPPPNANQLDLRMTLIDPVFQGFTDAPLFISDCVPGPGDLTAGSALMQTLNTRPTFSRQRRVFYANHPDDDTARDLTEFDDADLELICKALRGESVRTRKFGLVNAWNAVKNLRVGPGGKTLKDALGCGPCTAARIKELAGQAAPRLPGDHTEVIDVIPF from the coding sequence ATGACGACGGAAGACGAGGAGCCCGAGTCCTGCGACGAGTGTGATGGAGGCGCCGACGCGGGTGACGCCGGAGACGCGGGTGACGCCGGAGACGCGGGCTGTCCTCCTCCCGAGCAGGACTTCACCGAGACGCCCACCTGCGAAGACGACGCGGGGGTGGACGCAGGCGTGGATGCGGGGACAGACGGGGGTGGCGGCGGGGGTGGTGGTTCAGACGCGGGTCCGGACGGCGGGCGCGACGCGGGGACCGTGCCTCGCGTGGACGCAGGCACGGATGCGGGGACCGACGCGGGCGCCACCCTGGCCGAAGCGCCGGCGATGCAAGCCTCCTTTGCGCCCCTGTCCTCCCCTGCTCCGACTCCCGTCCTGAACCCCACGCCGACCACGGCGGGAGAGCGGACGAATGGCGCGGAGCGGTCTCGGATGCGCGCGCGCTGTGGCATCTGCGAGCTCCGGCCCAGAGGGCCCATCGACCCGAGCAAGGTGCCCTACATCTCCGTGCATGGCATCGGCGCCGGTCCCGAGGTGATGGACCCGGCCATCAATCACTTCCCACCCAATGCGCAGGTCTACGACTTCTTCTACCCGGACAACCGGCACCCGATGGAGACGGCGGACTGCCTGCGCAACGCCATCATCCAGGCACGGGGCGCACATTCGGGAACGGTCGTCCAGGTGGTGGCGCATTCACTCGGCGCCATCATCGCGACGGGCGCGGACCACTCGCTCGTGGACCCGGAATGGATGCCGACGGAGGTCCCCACCAACTGCGGCTTCATGAAGAAGGTGCGCGGCAGGCATCGCAACGGCTTCGTGCTCGAGCCCCCGCCCAATGCCAATCAGCTCGACCTCCGGATGACCCTCATCGACCCCGTCTTCCAGGGCTTCACCGATGCGCCGCTGTTCATCTCCGACTGCGTACCCGGCCCCGGAGACCTCACGGCGGGCAGCGCGCTCATGCAGACGCTGAACACCCGGCCCACCTTCTCCAGACAGCGCAGGGTGTTCTACGCCAACCATCCGGACGACGACACGGCCCGCGACCTCACCGAGTTCGATGACGCGGACCTGGAGCTGATCTGCAAGGCGCTCCGAGGCGAGAGCGTGCGCACCCGGAAGTTCGGCCTCGTCAACGCGTGGAACGCCGTCAAGAACCTGCGAGTCGGTCCCGGCGGCAAGACGCTCAAGGACGCCCTGGGCTGTGGCCCCTGCACCGCGGCGCGCATCAAGGAGCTCGCGGGACAGGCAGCCCCCCGCCTGCCGGGCGACCACACCGAGGTCATCGACGTCATCCCCTTCTGA
- a CDS encoding family 43 glycosylhydrolase, with amino-acid sequence MSAARVVIPLSMLVSSIVGCGSEPPPEPRPGQEAPPREQALAGVCDGVTCSGHGVCRDEAGTARCICDEGFTGGACATRGGDYGRRTLLVPGMADPDIYKEHDDLFFLSGTGNGWQLPIYETRDLTSFQLKRAYDPSAVDPVYDYCFLWAPDLGKHDGVYQLYFSAHRVPNGAACPPSGQEVTTFVATAPDLNLQFGAPQPIHANTTWPRTSTGTACLPQGCNRNIRIDAATFNDTSGRWFFYVWFDRGNNISSFNTAAPGTVYNHAGPAVFSTPAYEEGINEAPEVFKRNGLYYLLLSGGWYNSQYAMYYVMGDSIPQLTRARAVRRLSQPLRNTAGRLTQSHGHNVIVERRGEYFNIFHVGAFDAAGNLTSRSTYKQRVAFKADGSMHSLNQVNVRWNKLTGYSYSLDVVLRDGSVIGPCLSVATLGQTNKTVFDGVCRNAGDRVVTKGDIAAFRLFYSNDNVWGRFVEQAYDGISDDVGLDLPGAYTPFVDLSWSEEETQAQYSIDVQRRDTGAWIGPCIGVGAVNKSLSWTYRGRCDTPGLDVPYSNIQAFRICSAVNGDWARARCGATPYDGRGLHSHIVIP; translated from the coding sequence ATGAGCGCCGCCCGTGTCGTCATCCCGCTGTCCATGCTTGTTTCGTCCATCGTCGGATGTGGAAGTGAACCTCCACCGGAGCCGCGGCCCGGGCAAGAGGCGCCTCCGCGGGAGCAGGCGCTGGCCGGAGTCTGTGATGGCGTCACCTGCAGTGGTCATGGCGTCTGTCGTGACGAGGCGGGCACCGCGCGCTGCATCTGCGACGAGGGCTTCACCGGGGGCGCCTGCGCCACGCGCGGCGGGGACTACGGGCGGCGCACGCTGCTCGTTCCAGGGATGGCGGACCCCGACATCTACAAGGAACATGACGACCTGTTCTTCCTGTCCGGCACCGGCAACGGGTGGCAGCTCCCCATCTACGAGACGCGCGACCTGACGAGCTTCCAACTCAAGCGCGCCTATGACCCGTCAGCAGTCGACCCGGTGTATGACTACTGCTTCCTCTGGGCGCCGGACCTGGGCAAGCACGACGGAGTGTACCAGCTGTACTTCTCGGCGCACCGGGTCCCCAATGGCGCCGCGTGCCCACCGTCCGGCCAGGAGGTGACGACCTTCGTTGCCACCGCGCCCGACTTGAATCTCCAGTTCGGCGCGCCTCAGCCCATCCATGCCAACACCACCTGGCCGCGCACCTCCACCGGCACCGCCTGCCTGCCCCAAGGCTGCAACCGGAACATCCGTATCGACGCGGCCACGTTCAATGACACGTCGGGCCGCTGGTTCTTCTATGTCTGGTTCGACCGGGGCAACAACATCTCCTCGTTCAACACCGCGGCCCCGGGCACCGTCTACAACCACGCGGGCCCGGCTGTCTTCTCGACGCCCGCCTACGAGGAAGGCATCAACGAGGCCCCCGAGGTCTTCAAGCGCAACGGGCTCTACTACCTGCTCCTCAGCGGCGGCTGGTACAACAGCCAGTACGCCATGTACTACGTGATGGGGGACTCCATCCCCCAGCTCACCCGGGCGCGGGCCGTGCGGCGACTCTCCCAGCCCTTGCGCAACACCGCGGGTCGGCTGACGCAGAGCCACGGCCACAACGTCATCGTCGAGCGCCGAGGCGAGTACTTCAACATCTTCCACGTCGGGGCCTTCGACGCCGCGGGCAACCTCACCTCGCGCAGCACATACAAGCAGCGCGTCGCCTTCAAGGCGGATGGCTCGATGCACTCGCTCAACCAGGTGAATGTCAGATGGAACAAGCTGACCGGGTACAGCTACTCGCTCGACGTCGTGCTGCGTGACGGCTCGGTGATTGGCCCGTGCCTCTCCGTGGCCACTTTGGGACAAACCAACAAGACCGTCTTCGATGGGGTGTGCCGCAACGCCGGAGACCGCGTGGTGACCAAGGGGGACATCGCCGCCTTCCGCCTCTTCTATTCGAACGACAACGTCTGGGGACGCTTCGTCGAGCAGGCCTATGACGGCATCTCCGACGACGTCGGCCTGGACCTGCCGGGCGCCTATACGCCCTTCGTGGACCTGAGCTGGAGCGAGGAGGAGACCCAGGCCCAGTACTCCATCGACGTGCAGCGACGCGACACCGGCGCGTGGATTGGCCCGTGCATCGGCGTCGGCGCCGTCAACAAGAGCCTCTCCTGGACCTATCGGGGGCGCTGCGACACTCCGGGCCTCGACGTGCCGTACTCCAACATCCAGGCCTTCCGCATCTGCTCGGCGGTGAATGGCGACTGGGCTCGTGCCCGCTGCGGCGCCACGCCCTATGACGGGCGCGGCCTGCACTCACACATCGTCATCCCTTGA
- a CDS encoding serine/threonine-protein kinase has product MDDDREEVPEAARRTVELSLAPGSGATGLLGVSSVGHYTLQALLGRGGMGEVHKAWDRRLGRTVALKFVRGADPDQVMRFLQEARAQARIEHPNVCAVYEVGHAEGRDYIAMQLIEGPRLDQVAGGLSLPEKVQVMREVAAAMHEAHRLGVIHRDLKPANILVRRQEDGRCVPVVMDFGLAHESGLEQGLTRSGAVMGTPAYMSPEQARGETRAVDRRSDVYGLGATLHELLAGAPPFSDKTLPGILDKVLHEEAPPLRTLVPHLPGDLEVIVLKCLSKDPGQRYPSARALAEDLGRYIDGEPILGQRPGLLARLWRRARKHRTLVAVSAVSLASILLLAVLGVTSRLEARHVRLQSEGRARMAEQLGQQVKDLEWFLRMAYTVPLHDTGREQQLVRERMARIAAWQHTLGAPGDALVQYALGRGHLALHELEQAHEALTQARQKGLDSPELHHALGRVLGERYHQAMEEARRGGDPTWVAVRQRAVEAQFLQPALQSLERSRVLELESPRYLEGLIAFYRRDYDAASRAALLAEAEAPWLYEARKLAGDVAHARAMEQLERGEYDGARAGLHEARRLHERAVELGRSDARSYEALAEVGLQEAELDRRQGQSPRASLEKALAATEQGLQAAPTRGAAYTRKAFILLNRYRAANPGGEGLDPKRILTDCLAAASRAVELSPRDIQAHDILGVGLFFQGLQASWEGRDPEPAWAEAISRLGRALELQPQYPWGLNDLSLVHRWRGNRQRERGEDPSASYAEAERLLRLAVRYDPKYVFGYSNLAELYNAMAARGLARGLDPEPEVRKALAAGEAALAINGNFHSALNKLGLSELLRAEYRVASGADARAPLERAARWFERSLAINPTFGRTHFSLAMVHLFSATQAVGADLDPGVALQAGQRALVAASRGDASCADCQVLRARLALVEAAWARRNGGSGLQHLQRARAEARKAVDIQPYNDSHQELARTCLRLAEAVSPREAPGFISEGLAQVDLSLTLDSKLASAHAVRGGLLLLQARLARSEAERAEPLRRARESLVKALTLNPLLRREYADALREAGLSPAPG; this is encoded by the coding sequence ATGGACGATGACCGGGAGGAAGTTCCGGAGGCGGCGCGGCGCACCGTGGAGCTCAGCCTCGCGCCCGGTTCGGGGGCGACCGGTCTGCTCGGGGTCTCCTCCGTGGGCCACTACACGTTGCAGGCGCTGCTCGGCCGCGGCGGCATGGGAGAGGTCCACAAGGCCTGGGACCGGCGGCTGGGCCGCACCGTCGCGCTGAAGTTCGTGCGGGGCGCCGACCCGGACCAGGTGATGCGCTTCCTCCAGGAGGCGCGGGCGCAGGCTCGAATCGAGCATCCGAACGTGTGCGCGGTGTACGAAGTCGGGCACGCGGAGGGCCGCGACTACATCGCCATGCAGCTCATCGAGGGCCCGCGGCTGGACCAGGTCGCCGGAGGGCTGTCGCTCCCGGAGAAGGTCCAGGTGATGCGAGAGGTCGCCGCCGCGATGCACGAGGCGCACAGGCTCGGCGTCATCCACCGCGACCTCAAGCCGGCCAACATCCTGGTGCGGCGGCAGGAGGACGGGCGCTGTGTCCCGGTGGTGATGGACTTCGGCCTGGCGCACGAGTCCGGCCTCGAGCAGGGCCTCACCCGGTCCGGCGCGGTGATGGGGACGCCCGCGTACATGTCACCGGAGCAGGCGCGAGGGGAGACGCGGGCCGTCGACCGTCGCTCGGATGTCTATGGCCTGGGCGCCACCCTCCACGAGTTGCTCGCCGGCGCGCCCCCGTTCTCGGACAAGACGCTCCCGGGCATCCTCGACAAGGTGCTCCACGAGGAGGCGCCGCCCCTGCGCACGCTCGTGCCGCACCTGCCCGGGGACCTGGAGGTCATCGTCCTCAAGTGTCTGAGCAAGGACCCCGGGCAGCGCTACCCGTCGGCCCGCGCCCTCGCCGAGGACCTGGGGCGCTACATCGACGGAGAGCCCATCCTCGGGCAACGCCCGGGCCTGCTCGCCCGACTCTGGCGCCGCGCGCGCAAGCACCGGACGCTGGTGGCGGTCTCCGCCGTGTCGCTCGCGAGCATCCTCCTCCTGGCGGTCCTGGGCGTCACCTCCCGCCTGGAGGCGCGTCATGTCCGACTGCAATCGGAGGGGCGTGCGCGGATGGCCGAGCAGCTGGGTCAGCAGGTGAAGGACCTCGAGTGGTTCCTGCGCATGGCCTACACGGTTCCCCTGCACGACACCGGTCGAGAGCAGCAGCTCGTGCGCGAGCGCATGGCGCGCATCGCGGCCTGGCAGCACACGCTGGGGGCGCCTGGGGACGCGCTCGTCCAATACGCGCTCGGGCGGGGGCACCTCGCGCTGCACGAGCTGGAGCAGGCCCACGAAGCGCTGACGCAAGCGAGACAGAAGGGGTTGGACTCGCCGGAGCTTCATCATGCGCTGGGCCGGGTCCTCGGTGAGCGCTACCACCAGGCGATGGAAGAGGCGCGGCGCGGCGGAGACCCGACGTGGGTCGCGGTGCGGCAGCGTGCGGTCGAAGCACAGTTCCTCCAGCCCGCGCTCCAGTCGCTCGAGCGCAGCCGGGTGCTGGAGCTGGAGTCCCCTCGATATCTGGAGGGGCTGATTGCCTTCTATCGGCGTGACTACGACGCGGCGTCGCGGGCCGCGCTGCTCGCCGAGGCCGAGGCGCCGTGGTTGTACGAGGCCCGGAAGCTCGCGGGAGACGTGGCGCATGCTCGGGCGATGGAACAGCTGGAGCGGGGCGAATACGACGGGGCGCGCGCGGGGCTTCACGAGGCCCGTCGCCTCCACGAGCGCGCCGTGGAGCTGGGACGCAGCGACGCGCGGAGCTACGAGGCGCTGGCGGAGGTGGGGTTGCAGGAGGCGGAGCTGGACCGGCGCCAGGGCCAGTCTCCCCGCGCATCGCTGGAGAAGGCGCTGGCCGCGACGGAGCAGGGCCTCCAGGCCGCGCCGACTCGCGGAGCCGCATACACCCGCAAGGCCTTCATCCTCCTCAATCGCTACCGCGCCGCGAATCCCGGAGGCGAGGGGCTGGACCCGAAACGAATCCTCACCGACTGCCTCGCGGCCGCGTCGCGCGCGGTGGAGCTGTCTCCCCGGGACATCCAGGCGCATGACATCCTGGGGGTCGGCTTGTTCTTCCAAGGGCTCCAGGCGTCGTGGGAGGGAAGAGACCCCGAGCCTGCCTGGGCCGAGGCCATCTCCCGCTTGGGCAGGGCCCTGGAGCTCCAGCCCCAATACCCCTGGGGACTCAATGACTTGTCGCTGGTGCATCGTTGGCGGGGCAATCGCCAGCGTGAGCGCGGAGAGGACCCGTCCGCCTCCTACGCCGAGGCGGAGCGCCTCCTGCGTCTGGCCGTGAGGTACGACCCGAAATACGTGTTCGGGTACTCGAACCTGGCGGAGCTGTACAACGCGATGGCGGCGCGGGGCCTCGCGCGGGGGCTCGACCCGGAGCCCGAGGTGCGCAAGGCCCTCGCGGCGGGAGAGGCCGCGCTCGCCATCAACGGCAACTTCCACTCCGCGCTGAACAAGCTGGGGCTCTCGGAGCTGCTTCGCGCGGAGTACCGCGTCGCCTCGGGGGCGGATGCGCGGGCGCCGTTGGAGCGTGCTGCCCGCTGGTTCGAGCGCTCGCTCGCCATCAACCCGACCTTCGGGCGGACCCACTTCTCCCTCGCGATGGTGCACCTGTTCTCGGCGACGCAGGCCGTGGGAGCAGACCTCGACCCCGGTGTAGCGCTCCAGGCGGGCCAGCGCGCCCTGGTGGCCGCGTCGCGAGGGGATGCGAGCTGCGCCGACTGCCAGGTCCTGCGCGCGCGACTGGCGCTCGTGGAGGCCGCCTGGGCGCGACGCAACGGGGGCTCCGGACTCCAGCACCTCCAGCGCGCACGCGCCGAAGCGCGCAAGGCGGTGGACATCCAGCCCTACAACGACTCCCACCAGGAGCTGGCGAGGACCTGCCTGCGTCTGGCGGAGGCCGTGTCACCCCGCGAGGCCCCTGGCTTCATCTCCGAGGGGCTCGCGCAGGTGGACCTGTCGCTCACGCTGGACTCGAAGCTGGCCTCGGCCCATGCCGTCCGCGGAGGGTTGCTGTTGCTCCAGGCGCGGCTGGCACGCTCGGAGGCGGAGCGCGCCGAGCCGCTGCGTCGGGCCCGTGAGTCACTGGTGAAGGCCCTCACCCTCAATCCCCTGCTCCGACGGGAGTACGCGGACGCGCTCCGCGAGGCGGGGCTCAGTCCGGCGCCGGGCTGA
- a CDS encoding ADYC domain-containing protein, with protein MRDCSVETCELGGRARPLTPWECPTGQPNCQPPETNGLGIYIVEGGNYCFVVDGSPRFCPEAFENVPASASFPQPSVRLMGRDPTRSGGRLSGYTVSGLLQNPQAPGAGEGVRIHSIQATGTQLTVNYCSLSGPCLDRGTQVHSLRGEELHRLKLVMLLPADDGGGPRRAVILELAVTPRADASARVHGYDVLYREYGTGLPWLNHCAPRGVTAPDRDPTSFLPGLRINSVNAAVEPVSAWTTIGCESGAIVTCLDWGYAPWSPDTGGYDVLRGYVFGSCLQAKRAAYFVGRGDLASYTRNGTRIARRDEFGLGRSANNHVEELRTLEALWSPQGAVCLNPENRRVPDMLLPEGLRGVPPCASPPTWTPTGKLATGRLSPAPD; from the coding sequence GTGCGGGACTGCAGCGTGGAGACCTGTGAGCTCGGAGGAAGAGCACGGCCCCTGACGCCCTGGGAATGCCCGACGGGACAACCCAACTGCCAACCTCCCGAGACGAACGGCCTGGGCATCTACATCGTCGAGGGCGGCAACTACTGCTTCGTGGTGGATGGCAGTCCACGCTTCTGTCCCGAAGCCTTCGAGAACGTTCCGGCCTCGGCCAGCTTCCCCCAACCCTCTGTCCGATTGATGGGCCGAGACCCCACCAGGAGTGGGGGACGGCTCAGCGGCTACACCGTGAGCGGGCTGCTTCAGAATCCTCAGGCTCCCGGTGCAGGCGAGGGCGTCCGGATTCACAGCATCCAAGCCACGGGCACCCAGCTCACGGTGAACTACTGCTCCCTGTCCGGCCCCTGCCTGGACAGAGGCACCCAGGTCCACTCCCTGCGGGGCGAGGAGCTCCACCGGTTGAAGCTCGTGATGCTGCTCCCAGCCGACGACGGCGGCGGGCCCAGAAGAGCCGTCATCCTCGAGCTGGCCGTGACGCCCCGCGCGGATGCGTCGGCCCGGGTCCACGGGTACGACGTCCTCTACCGGGAATACGGAACCGGACTGCCCTGGCTGAATCACTGCGCCCCCAGGGGCGTCACCGCCCCCGACAGGGACCCCACTTCGTTCCTGCCGGGGCTGCGCATCAACAGCGTGAACGCGGCCGTCGAGCCCGTCTCCGCGTGGACCACCATCGGCTGTGAGTCGGGCGCCATCGTCACCTGCCTCGACTGGGGCTACGCCCCCTGGAGCCCCGACACGGGCGGCTACGACGTGCTGCGCGGGTATGTCTTCGGCTCGTGCCTGCAGGCCAAGCGCGCCGCGTACTTCGTCGGTCGCGGAGACCTCGCGAGCTACACCCGGAACGGCACGCGCATCGCCAGGCGCGACGAGTTCGGACTGGGGAGGAGCGCGAACAACCACGTCGAGGAGCTGCGGACGCTGGAGGCCCTCTGGAGTCCCCAGGGCGCGGTCTGCCTCAACCCGGAGAATCGCCGGGTCCCCGACATGCTCCTGCCCGAAGGCCTGCGCGGGGTGCCGCCTTGCGCCAGTCCCCCCACCTGGACCCCGACGGGAAAGCTCGCCACGGGCAGGCTCAGCCCGGCGCCGGACTGA
- a CDS encoding NmrA/HSCARG family protein, producing MSNADKVVVVIGPTGQQGGAAAKHLAAGGWRVRALVRDTQGAKARALADAGVELVAGDMGDRASLDAAMRGAHGVFSVQPSVGPAGPSSAWEEEVRHGSNVADAAKAAGVEHLIYTSVGGAERNTGIGHFESKSRIEQHIRTLGVPATILRPNAFMELFTWPDFGVPRGVLSFFGAPEKSLQLIAVDDIGRFVALAFSDPATYVGRSIELAGDALSGTQLAEAISLATNRSIPYVQIPGEGLRQNPSLERLAAFVSEDGGKADIAALRELHPGLLTFDAWLAKGGKALFQALTVRPH from the coding sequence ATGAGCAATGCAGACAAGGTCGTTGTCGTCATCGGCCCCACGGGCCAGCAAGGCGGAGCAGCGGCGAAGCACCTGGCGGCGGGTGGATGGCGCGTGCGCGCCCTGGTCCGCGACACCCAGGGCGCCAAGGCGCGAGCACTCGCGGACGCGGGCGTGGAGCTGGTTGCTGGGGACATGGGGGATCGCGCGTCGCTCGATGCGGCGATGCGCGGCGCCCACGGTGTCTTCAGTGTTCAGCCGAGCGTGGGGCCCGCCGGCCCGAGCAGCGCGTGGGAGGAAGAGGTCCGCCATGGAAGCAACGTCGCGGACGCCGCCAAGGCCGCGGGCGTCGAACACCTCATCTACACCTCGGTCGGTGGCGCGGAGCGGAACACGGGCATCGGCCACTTCGAGAGCAAATCGAGAATCGAGCAGCACATCCGTACGCTCGGGGTGCCCGCGACCATCCTCCGCCCCAACGCGTTCATGGAACTCTTCACGTGGCCTGACTTCGGAGTCCCTCGGGGCGTTCTCTCCTTCTTCGGCGCCCCGGAGAAAAGCTTGCAGCTCATCGCCGTGGATGACATCGGCCGGTTCGTCGCCCTCGCCTTCAGCGACCCGGCGACGTATGTGGGCAGGTCGATCGAGCTCGCGGGCGATGCGCTGTCGGGAACGCAGCTCGCGGAGGCCATCAGTCTCGCGACGAACCGGTCCATTCCGTACGTCCAGATTCCAGGAGAGGGCCTTCGTCAGAACCCCAGCCTCGAGCGCCTCGCCGCGTTCGTGAGTGAGGACGGCGGCAAGGCCGACATCGCCGCGCTCCGCGAGCTGCATCCAGGACTGCTGACGTTCGACGCGTGGCTCGCCAAGGGCGGCAAGGCGCTGTTCCAGGCGTTGACGGTCCGGCCCCACTGA
- a CDS encoding sigma 54-interacting transcriptional regulator, with protein METEQERSTLRASRGAAGTDAGARVPGLMRLFGGGRAMAVALRLKEGALELGRGAAVLGEVQDAKMSRRHAQVRFDGQRFWVTDLGSQNGTFVDGAAIPKGTAHEARRVVRMGDSLFVPSVDLRPLEAHGVEVVEQFVRGPAMQGLLREVSQASLGHSLYIHGESGTGKEGVARAFHSLSSRRSGPFIAVNCAAIPESLAERLLFGARKGAYSGADVDAQGYLQSADGGTLFLDEVVELDLAVQAKLLRVLENREVLALGASKPQRIDLHVCCASNKDLRAQVASGRLREDLYFRIGRPDVTLPPLRQRPEEIPLLLERGLSPGRRLHVSLVEECLRRPWPGNVRELMAELGVAEHASHLQGASRVEGGHLKPDAGVAFGQALSQPADAPRAPPRQVPAKAKPLPADERTRIEHALRQHGGNVTATAGALGMHRTQLRRLLARHDIAVADEDGQE; from the coding sequence ATGGAAACGGAACAGGAGCGGTCGACGCTGCGCGCGAGCAGGGGCGCCGCGGGCACGGACGCGGGGGCACGTGTCCCGGGCCTGATGCGACTCTTTGGTGGGGGAAGGGCCATGGCCGTGGCGCTGCGCCTGAAAGAGGGCGCGCTGGAACTGGGGCGAGGCGCCGCCGTACTGGGAGAGGTCCAGGACGCGAAGATGTCGCGGCGCCATGCCCAGGTCCGCTTCGATGGGCAGCGCTTCTGGGTGACGGACCTGGGGAGCCAGAACGGCACTTTCGTGGATGGCGCGGCCATTCCGAAGGGGACCGCCCATGAGGCACGGCGCGTGGTGCGCATGGGAGACTCGCTGTTCGTTCCTAGCGTGGACCTGCGGCCGCTCGAGGCGCACGGGGTCGAAGTCGTGGAGCAGTTCGTGCGAGGGCCCGCGATGCAAGGCCTGCTCCGGGAGGTCTCCCAGGCCAGCCTCGGCCATTCCCTGTACATCCATGGGGAGAGTGGCACCGGCAAGGAGGGCGTGGCGCGCGCCTTCCATTCCCTCTCCTCACGGAGGAGTGGTCCCTTCATCGCCGTCAACTGCGCGGCCATCCCCGAGAGTCTGGCGGAGCGATTGTTGTTCGGTGCTCGGAAGGGGGCGTACTCGGGGGCGGACGTGGATGCGCAGGGCTACCTCCAGTCCGCGGATGGCGGCACCCTGTTTCTCGACGAGGTCGTGGAGCTGGACCTGGCGGTGCAGGCCAAGCTGCTGCGCGTGCTCGAGAACCGGGAGGTGCTCGCGCTGGGGGCATCCAAGCCGCAGCGGATAGACCTGCACGTCTGCTGCGCCAGCAACAAGGACCTGCGTGCACAGGTGGCGAGCGGGCGGTTGCGCGAGGACCTGTATTTCCGCATCGGACGGCCGGATGTCACCTTGCCGCCGCTGCGTCAGCGGCCCGAGGAGATTCCCCTGTTGCTGGAGCGAGGGCTGTCGCCCGGCAGGCGCCTGCACGTCTCGCTGGTCGAGGAGTGTCTGCGCAGGCCGTGGCCCGGCAACGTGCGCGAGCTGATGGCCGAGCTGGGCGTGGCCGAACACGCGTCGCACCTGCAAGGCGCCTCACGGGTCGAGGGAGGTCATCTCAAGCCTGACGCCGGAGTGGCCTTCGGGCAGGCCTTGTCTCAGCCGGCTGACGCGCCGCGAGCGCCGCCCCGGCAGGTGCCCGCGAAGGCGAAGCCCCTGCCCGCCGACGAGCGCACCCGCATCGAACACGCCCTGCGTCAGCACGGAGGCAACGTGACCGCCACGGCGGGGGCGCTCGGGATGCACCGCACCCAGCTTCGGCGGCTGCTCGCGCGCCACGACATCGCTGTTGCCGACGAGGATGGGCAGGAGTGA